One segment of Brassica napus cultivar Da-Ae chromosome C3, Da-Ae, whole genome shotgun sequence DNA contains the following:
- the LOC111204225 gene encoding OVARIAN TUMOR DOMAIN-containing deubiquitinating enzyme 9 isoform X4, with translation MGSNEPDPDALRWGLLDLQVCTLTNAGSCGSVTRYEAEPVAQGYVREGYNQPLTGNYADNDAVIAQFYQDELSRVERAEEESHLRRSDNPSRISVASQEWPHHPLQGEAVDISDMEDKNVARTARDDDDDDSDCSVEIEEESWSLDSEVGKRMNQMIPIAHVPKINGELPSEDEQVSDHERLFQRLQLYGLVENKIEGDGNCQFRSLSDQLYRSSEHHNFVREQVVNQLAYNREMYEGYVPMAYTDYLKTMKRNGEWGDHVTLQAAADWYGVRMFVITSFKDTCYIEILPHLQKSNRLICLSFWAEVHYNSIYPEGELPVPEGKKKKKYWVF, from the exons atgggGTCTAATGAGCCTGATCCAGATGCTCTTCGTTGGGGTCTCCTCGATCTCCAAGTTTGCACGCTCACAAACGCTGGCTCTTGCGGCAGCGTGACGCGTTACGAGGCGGAACCTGTCGCTCAAGGCTACGTTAGAGAAGGCTACAACCAGCCTCTCACTGGTAATTATGCAGACAATGATGCGGTTATAGCTCAGTTTTACCAGGACGAGTTGTCTAGAGTTGAACGAGCTGAAGAAGAGTCTCATCTGAGGCGTAGTGATAATCCTAGTCGGATCTCTGTTGCTTCACAAGAGTGGCCTCATCACCCTCTTCAAGGGGAAGCTGTTGATATTAGTGACATGGAGGATAAGAATGTTGCAAGGACGGctcgtgatgatgatgatgatgactcggaTTGTTCTGTGGAGATAGAGGAAGAGTCTTGGTCTTTGGATTCTGAGGTTGGGAAGCGAATGAACCAAATGATACCTATTGCT CATGTGCCGAAAATCAATGGGGAGTTACCGTCAGAGGATGAGCAGGTTTCTGATCATGAACGGCTTTTTCAGAG attaCAGCTTTATGGCTTAGTGGAGAACAAGATAGAAGGAGATGGGAACTGCCAG TTTCGATCACTGTCAGATCAGCTATACCGCTCTTCAGAGCATCATAATTTTGTCAGGGAACAAGTTGTCAATCAG CTTGCGTATAACAGAGAGATGTATGAAGGTTATGTTCCAATGGCTTACACCGACTATCTTAAAACAATGAAACG GAATGGAGAATGGGGTGATCACGTTACGCTTCAGGCTGCTGCGGATTGG TATGGTGTTAGGATGTTTGTGATAACTTCATTCAAGGATACATGTTACATTGAGATCTTGCCTCATTTGCAGAAGTCTAATCGCC TTATATGTCTAAGCTTCTGGGCTGAGGTTCATTACAATTCAATCTATCCTGAAGGAG AGCTGCCGGTACCAGagggaaagaagaagaagaaatattgGGTTTTCTGA
- the LOC111204226 gene encoding probable pectate lyase 8 — protein sequence MVAHKGVHNHQKPTCICIIWFCLLVSLPHHGRASFPLSSSSSFNLSLPHQHPFPEHVVLNVQRKLNDSLSRRNLLTYQQDDATTASSAPIPSCLTGNPIDDCWRCDPNWSQNRQRLADCSIGFGQGTLGGKGGRFYLVTDSSDDDAANPLPGTLRHAVIQPEPLWIIFSGDMGITLRHELIVGSFKTIDGRGTNVQITGHGCLTIQQVSHVIVHNVHIHHCKPSGNTLVASSPTHVGFRGVSDGDGISVSASHHIWVDHCSLGYCSDGLIDVILASTAVTVSNNYFHHHDEVMLLGHDDRYTADSGMQVTIAFNHFGEGLVQRMPRCRHGYIHVVNNDFTAWEMYAIGGSANPTINSQGNRYTAPIDPNAKEVTKRVDSNEKHWGKWNWRTEGDVMVNGAFFVPSGDGVSPAFARATSLQAKTADVIDQLTVNAGVFGDPSGRNGQGGAFPGITGGGGTVTRGYSKGGPGGGSSDSDDGIFTMIFGSNSSAAAVALRPRQVWSIVFTIILLWYFPHHRR from the exons ATGGTAGCTCATAAGGGGGTCCATAATCATCAGAAACCAACCTGCATTTGCATAATCTGGTTCTGCCTCTTGGTCTCTCTCCCTCACCATGGAAGAGCATCCTTcccattatcatcatcatcttccttcAATCTTTCTCTCCCACACCAACACCCATTTCCTGAACATGTTGTTCTCAATGTTCAAAG AAAACTCAACGACTCTCTCTCCCGAAGAAACCTCCTCACTTACCAACAAGACGACGCCACCACGGCCTCGTCGGCGCCAATACCTTCTTGCCTCACCGGCAACCCAATCGACGATTGCTGGCGCTGCGACCCAAACTGGTCGCAAAACCGCCAGCGCCTCGCCGACTGCTCAATCGGCTTCGGACAAGGCACACTCGGCGGCAAAGGCGGCCGCTTTTACCTCGTCACCGACTCCTCCGACGACGACGCGGCGAACCCACTTCCCGGAACCCTCCGCCACGCCGTTATACAGCCGGAGCCTCTCTGGATCATCTTCTCCGGCGACATGGGGATCACGCTCCGGCACGAGCTCATCGTCGGGAGCTTCAAGACGATCGACGGGAGAGGCACGAACGTCCAGATCACGGGCCACGGGTGCCTGACGATCCAGCAGGTGAGCCACGTCATCGTCCACAACGTCCACATTCACCACTGCAAACCCTCCGGGAACACTCTCGTCGCTTCTTCGCCGACGCACGTCGGATTCAGAGGAGTCTCCGACGGAGACGGGATCTCGGTCTCTGCTTCGCACCACATTTGGGTCGATCACTGCTCTCTCGGTTACTGTTCCGACGGACTCATCGACGTCATCTTAGCATCAACCGCCGTCACAGTCTCCAACAACTACTTTCATCACCACGACGAGGTTATGCTCTTAGGTCACGACGACAG GTATACGGCGGACTCGGGGATGCAAGTTACTATTGCGTTCAACCATTTTGGGGAGGGGCTGGTGCAGAGGATGCCACGGTGTAGACATGGTTATATTCACGTGGTGAACAACGATTTTACTGCATGGGAGATGTATGCAATAGGTGGAAGTGCTAACCCTACGATCAATAGTCAGGGTAACCGTTACACCGCACCTATTGATCCCAATGCTAAAGag gTGACGAAGCGTGTGGACTCAAACGAGAAACACTGGGGGAAATGGAACTGGAGGACGGAGGGAGATGTTATGGTTAACGGAGCGTTTTTCGTGCCGTCAGGTGACGGAGTGAGTCCGGCGTTCGCCCGAGCCACTAGTCTTCAGGCAAAGACCGCTGATGTAATTGACCAGCTCACGGTCAATGCCGGCGTTTTCGGCGATCCCAG TGGGAGAAACGGGCAAGGAGGAGCTTTCCCCGGAATCACGGGCGGTGGTGGGACCGTCACACGCGGTTACAGTAAAGGTGGACCCGGAGGCGGTAGCAGCGACAGCGATGATGGCATTTTCACAATGATATTCGGTAGCAATTCCAGTGCGGCGGCGGTGGCTTTGAGGCCGAGACAAGTCTGGTCAATTGTATTCACTATCATCTTACTTTGGTATTTTCCACACCATAGGAGATGA
- the LOC111204225 gene encoding OVARIAN TUMOR DOMAIN-containing deubiquitinating enzyme 9 isoform X1 — MLTPSLFLQEPRFYTQESLLWLFVCFIKVDTFYILMGSNEPDPDALRWGLLDLQVCTLTNAGSCGSVTRYEAEPVAQGYVREGYNQPLTGNYADNDAVIAQFYQDELSRVERAEEESHLRRSDNPSRISVASQEWPHHPLQGEAVDISDMEDKNVARTARDDDDDDSDCSVEIEEESWSLDSEVGKRMNQMIPIAHVPKINGELPSEDEQVSDHERLFQRLQLYGLVENKIEGDGNCQFRSLSDQLYRSSEHHNFVREQVVNQLAYNREMYEGYVPMAYTDYLKTMKRFETLVFFFFISSFSTDVYCVSLFITINYWQHRNGEWGDHVTLQAAADWYGVRMFVITSFKDTCYIEILPHLQKSNRLICLSFWAEVHYNSIYPEGELPVPEGKKKKKYWVF; from the exons ATGCTCACGCCTTCCCTCTTTTTGCAGGAACCTCGATTCTACACGCAAGAGTCTCTCCTTTGgttgtttgtgtgttttataaaggttgatactttttatatattaatgggGTCTAATGAGCCTGATCCAGATGCTCTTCGTTGGGGTCTCCTCGATCTCCAAGTTTGCACGCTCACAAACGCTGGCTCTTGCGGCAGCGTGACGCGTTACGAGGCGGAACCTGTCGCTCAAGGCTACGTTAGAGAAGGCTACAACCAGCCTCTCACTGGTAATTATGCAGACAATGATGCGGTTATAGCTCAGTTTTACCAGGACGAGTTGTCTAGAGTTGAACGAGCTGAAGAAGAGTCTCATCTGAGGCGTAGTGATAATCCTAGTCGGATCTCTGTTGCTTCACAAGAGTGGCCTCATCACCCTCTTCAAGGGGAAGCTGTTGATATTAGTGACATGGAGGATAAGAATGTTGCAAGGACGGctcgtgatgatgatgatgatgactcggaTTGTTCTGTGGAGATAGAGGAAGAGTCTTGGTCTTTGGATTCTGAGGTTGGGAAGCGAATGAACCAAATGATACCTATTGCT CATGTGCCGAAAATCAATGGGGAGTTACCGTCAGAGGATGAGCAGGTTTCTGATCATGAACGGCTTTTTCAGAG attaCAGCTTTATGGCTTAGTGGAGAACAAGATAGAAGGAGATGGGAACTGCCAG TTTCGATCACTGTCAGATCAGCTATACCGCTCTTCAGAGCATCATAATTTTGTCAGGGAACAAGTTGTCAATCAG CTTGCGTATAACAGAGAGATGTATGAAGGTTATGTTCCAATGGCTTACACCGACTATCTTAAAACAATGAAACGGTTTGAAACtctcgtcttttttttttttatatcatcttTTTCCACTGATGTGTATTGTGTTAGCTTATTTATTACCATTAATTATTGGCAACATAGGAATGGAGAATGGGGTGATCACGTTACGCTTCAGGCTGCTGCGGATTGG TATGGTGTTAGGATGTTTGTGATAACTTCATTCAAGGATACATGTTACATTGAGATCTTGCCTCATTTGCAGAAGTCTAATCGCC TTATATGTCTAAGCTTCTGGGCTGAGGTTCATTACAATTCAATCTATCCTGAAGGAG AGCTGCCGGTACCAGagggaaagaagaagaagaaatattgGGTTTTCTGA
- the LOC111204225 gene encoding OVARIAN TUMOR DOMAIN-containing deubiquitinating enzyme 9 isoform X2, whose product MLTPSLFLQEPRFYTQESLLWLFVCFIKVDTFYILMGSNEPDPDALRWGLLDLQVCTLTNAGSCGSVTRYEAEPVAQGYVREGYNQPLTGNYADNDAVIAQFYQDELSRVERAEEESHLRRSDNPSRISVASQEWPHHPLQGEAVDISDMEDKNVARTARDDDDDDSDCSVEIEEESWSLDSEVGKRMNQMIPIAHVPKINGELPSEDEQVSDHERLFQRLQLYGLVENKIEGDGNCQFRSLSDQLYRSSEHHNFVREQVVNQLAYNREMYEGYVPMAYTDYLKTMKRNGEWGDHVTLQAAADWYGVRMFVITSFKDTCYIEILPHLQKSNRLICLSFWAEVHYNSIYPEGELPVPEGKKKKKYWVF is encoded by the exons ATGCTCACGCCTTCCCTCTTTTTGCAGGAACCTCGATTCTACACGCAAGAGTCTCTCCTTTGgttgtttgtgtgttttataaaggttgatactttttatatattaatgggGTCTAATGAGCCTGATCCAGATGCTCTTCGTTGGGGTCTCCTCGATCTCCAAGTTTGCACGCTCACAAACGCTGGCTCTTGCGGCAGCGTGACGCGTTACGAGGCGGAACCTGTCGCTCAAGGCTACGTTAGAGAAGGCTACAACCAGCCTCTCACTGGTAATTATGCAGACAATGATGCGGTTATAGCTCAGTTTTACCAGGACGAGTTGTCTAGAGTTGAACGAGCTGAAGAAGAGTCTCATCTGAGGCGTAGTGATAATCCTAGTCGGATCTCTGTTGCTTCACAAGAGTGGCCTCATCACCCTCTTCAAGGGGAAGCTGTTGATATTAGTGACATGGAGGATAAGAATGTTGCAAGGACGGctcgtgatgatgatgatgatgactcggaTTGTTCTGTGGAGATAGAGGAAGAGTCTTGGTCTTTGGATTCTGAGGTTGGGAAGCGAATGAACCAAATGATACCTATTGCT CATGTGCCGAAAATCAATGGGGAGTTACCGTCAGAGGATGAGCAGGTTTCTGATCATGAACGGCTTTTTCAGAG attaCAGCTTTATGGCTTAGTGGAGAACAAGATAGAAGGAGATGGGAACTGCCAG TTTCGATCACTGTCAGATCAGCTATACCGCTCTTCAGAGCATCATAATTTTGTCAGGGAACAAGTTGTCAATCAG CTTGCGTATAACAGAGAGATGTATGAAGGTTATGTTCCAATGGCTTACACCGACTATCTTAAAACAATGAAACG GAATGGAGAATGGGGTGATCACGTTACGCTTCAGGCTGCTGCGGATTGG TATGGTGTTAGGATGTTTGTGATAACTTCATTCAAGGATACATGTTACATTGAGATCTTGCCTCATTTGCAGAAGTCTAATCGCC TTATATGTCTAAGCTTCTGGGCTGAGGTTCATTACAATTCAATCTATCCTGAAGGAG AGCTGCCGGTACCAGagggaaagaagaagaagaaatattgGGTTTTCTGA
- the LOC111204224 gene encoding probable calcium-binding protein CML50 — translation MSGYPPTSQGYGYGYVGGNQPPPPYSSGGGSNPPYGSSASSSPYAVPYGAPKPPSSSAPPSAPSYGAPPPSAPYAPPSAPPYAPASSGDYKPPKEKPYGGYGAAPPPHEASSYGAAPRPGYGPPPKHGPSDYGSYGAAPPRPAQSSYGAAPPQGVSEYGGYGAVPPPRPASSGHGGVYGGYTPPQGSYGSPFASLIPSGFAPGTDPNIVACFQAADQDGSGFIDDKELQGALSSCQQRFSMRTVHLLMYLFTNTNAMKIGPKEFTALFYSLQNWRSIFERSDKDRSGRIDVNELRDALLSLGFSVSPVILDLLVSKFDKSGGKNRAIEYDNFIECCLTVKGLTEKFKEKDTGYSGSATFTYESFMLTVLPFLIA, via the exons ATGTCAGGCTACCCTCCGACGAGTCAAGGCTACGGTTACGGTTACGTCGGCGGTAATCAACCGCCACCACCTTACTCCTCCGGCGGAGGAAGCAATCCGCCGTACGGATCATCAGCATCCTCCTCTCCTTACGCCGTGCCCTACGGCGCACCTAAGCCGCCGTCCTCATCCGCGCCGCCTTCTGCTCCGTCCTACGGCGCGCCGCCTCCGTCTGCACCGTACGCGCCGCCGTCTGCTCCACCTTACGCGCCTGCTTCGTCAGGGGACTACAAGCCGCCAAAGGAGAAGCCTTACGGAGGTTACGGAGCTGCTCCACCGCCGCATGAAGCTTCCAGCTACGGCGCCGCGCCACGTCCCGGTTACGGACCTCCGCCGAAGCACGGACCTTCAGATTACGGGAGCTACGGTGCTGCGCCTCCACGTCCGGCGCAGTCTAGTTACGGAGCTGCTCCGCCGCAAGGGGTTTCTGAATACGGTGGTTACGGAGCTGTTCCACCGCCTCGTCCGGCGTCTTCAGGGCACGGTGGAGTATATGGAGGCTATACTCCTCCTCAGGGATCTTATGGAAGCCCCTTCGCTTCTCTGATTCCTTCTGGTTTTGCTCCGGGGACGGATCCGAACATAGTGGCTTGCTTCCAAGCTGCGGATCAGGACGGAAGTGGGTTCATCGATGACAAGGAGCTTCAAGGGGCTCTCTCCTCGTGTCAACAGAGATTCAGCATGAGAACGGTTCATCTTCTTATGTATCTGTTCACCAACACCAATGCCATGAAGATCG GACCTAAGGAGTTTACTGCACTTTTCTACAGTCTTCAGAACTGGAGG TCTATCTTTGAGAGGTCTGATAAGGATAGGAGCGGAAGGATAGATGTGAATGAGCTGAGAGATGCGCTTCTGAGCCTTGGTTTCTCAGTTTCTCCTGTGATTTTGGATCTTCTAGTTTCTAAATTTGACAAAAGTGGAGGCAAGAATAGGGCCATTGAGTATGATAATTTCATTGA GTGCTGTCTCACTGTTAAG GGACTGACAGAGAAGTTCAAGGAGAAGGACACAGGATACTCAGGGTCAGCTACTTTCACTTACGAATCCTTCATGCTCACTGTCCTCCCCTTCCTCATCGCTTAA
- the LOC106428410 gene encoding glycine-rich RNA-binding protein RZ1C isoform X1 — MATKEGSRIFVGGLSPEVTERDLQRTFGRFGEILDCQIMMERDTGRSRGFGFITFADRRAMDESIREMHGRDFGDRVISVNRAEPKMGGRDDGESHGSRGGGRDGGYSLAGKGSFGGGGRVGEDECFKCGRVGHWARDCPSATGGRGGPVGGFSSRAAYGGSDGRVDRYADRERYVDRERYIDDRYDGGAPRFGARDRFDSREAYIPRDRYASDRYAAPVDRFAGGDRYSRGSDRYPPANYEKPRSFERDLVPSAGSDRYGGGRAGGPIRGGDEGRGFRSRASGPYERPSRSSGGGGGYPSSGTLDRY, encoded by the exons ATGGCGACGAAAGAAGGGAGCAGGATATTCGTCGGTGGGTTATCTCCGGAGGTGACAGAGAGAGACCTTCAGCGAACTTTTGGCCGATTCGGTGAAATTCTAGATTGTCAG ATCATGATGGAAAGAGACACCGGTCGTTCACgtggatttgggtttattaCCTTTGCTGATCGCCGTGCTATGGACGAGTCCATCAGAGAGATGCATGGAAGGGACTTTGGTGATCGGGTCATCTCAGTGAACAGAGCTGAACCGAAAATGGGAGGGAGAGATGATGGGGAAAGTCATGGCTCTAGAGGTGGTGGCAGAGACGGTGGGTACTCATTGGCTGGAAAGGGAAGCTTTGGTGGAGGTGGTCGTGTTGGTGAAGACGAATGCTTCAAATGTGGACGTGTTGGGCATTGGGCCCGTGACTGCCCGTCTGCTACTGGTGGTCGTGGTGGACCCGTCGGTGGGTTTTCTTCCCGTGCTGCGTATGGAGGATCTGATGGACGTGTGGACCGTTATGCTGACCGTGAGCGATATGTGGACCGTGAACGTTACATAGATGATCGATATGATGGTGGTGCTCCACGCTTTGGTGCTAGAGACAGGTTTGACAGCAGAGAAGCTTACATCCCCCGTGATCGCTACGCCAGTGACAG GTATGCAGCCCCGGTTGATCGGTTTGCAGGTGGGGATAGGTACAGCCGTGGATCAGACCGTTACCCCCCAGCGAATTATGAGAAACCCAGGTCCTTTGAGAGGGACTTAGTCCCAAGTGCAGGCAGTGACAGGTACGGTGGTGGTAGAGCTGGCGGGCCTATTCGTGGAGGAGACGAGGGAAGAGGGTTTAGAAGCAGAGCCAGTGGTCCGTATGAGAGGCCGAGCCGAAGCAGTGGTGGTGGCGGTGGTTATCCATCGTCCGGTACTTTAGACCGTTACTAA
- the LOC106428410 gene encoding glycine-rich RNA-binding protein RZ1C isoform X2 codes for MMERDTGRSRGFGFITFADRRAMDESIREMHGRDFGDRVISVNRAEPKMGGRDDGESHGSRGGGRDGGYSLAGKGSFGGGGRVGEDECFKCGRVGHWARDCPSATGGRGGPVGGFSSRAAYGGSDGRVDRYADRERYVDRERYIDDRYDGGAPRFGARDRFDSREAYIPRDRYASDRYAAPVDRFAGGDRYSRGSDRYPPANYEKPRSFERDLVPSAGSDRYGGGRAGGPIRGGDEGRGFRSRASGPYERPSRSSGGGGGYPSSGTLDRY; via the exons ATGATGGAAAGAGACACCGGTCGTTCACgtggatttgggtttattaCCTTTGCTGATCGCCGTGCTATGGACGAGTCCATCAGAGAGATGCATGGAAGGGACTTTGGTGATCGGGTCATCTCAGTGAACAGAGCTGAACCGAAAATGGGAGGGAGAGATGATGGGGAAAGTCATGGCTCTAGAGGTGGTGGCAGAGACGGTGGGTACTCATTGGCTGGAAAGGGAAGCTTTGGTGGAGGTGGTCGTGTTGGTGAAGACGAATGCTTCAAATGTGGACGTGTTGGGCATTGGGCCCGTGACTGCCCGTCTGCTACTGGTGGTCGTGGTGGACCCGTCGGTGGGTTTTCTTCCCGTGCTGCGTATGGAGGATCTGATGGACGTGTGGACCGTTATGCTGACCGTGAGCGATATGTGGACCGTGAACGTTACATAGATGATCGATATGATGGTGGTGCTCCACGCTTTGGTGCTAGAGACAGGTTTGACAGCAGAGAAGCTTACATCCCCCGTGATCGCTACGCCAGTGACAG GTATGCAGCCCCGGTTGATCGGTTTGCAGGTGGGGATAGGTACAGCCGTGGATCAGACCGTTACCCCCCAGCGAATTATGAGAAACCCAGGTCCTTTGAGAGGGACTTAGTCCCAAGTGCAGGCAGTGACAGGTACGGTGGTGGTAGAGCTGGCGGGCCTATTCGTGGAGGAGACGAGGGAAGAGGGTTTAGAAGCAGAGCCAGTGGTCCGTATGAGAGGCCGAGCCGAAGCAGTGGTGGTGGCGGTGGTTATCCATCGTCCGGTACTTTAGACCGTTACTAA
- the LOC111204225 gene encoding OVARIAN TUMOR DOMAIN-containing deubiquitinating enzyme 9 isoform X3: MGSNEPDPDALRWGLLDLQVCTLTNAGSCGSVTRYEAEPVAQGYVREGYNQPLTGNYADNDAVIAQFYQDELSRVERAEEESHLRRSDNPSRISVASQEWPHHPLQGEAVDISDMEDKNVARTARDDDDDDSDCSVEIEEESWSLDSEVGKRMNQMIPIAHVPKINGELPSEDEQVSDHERLFQRLQLYGLVENKIEGDGNCQFRSLSDQLYRSSEHHNFVREQVVNQLAYNREMYEGYVPMAYTDYLKTMKRFETLVFFFFISSFSTDVYCVSLFITINYWQHRNGEWGDHVTLQAAADWYGVRMFVITSFKDTCYIEILPHLQKSNRLICLSFWAEVHYNSIYPEGELPVPEGKKKKKYWVF, encoded by the exons atgggGTCTAATGAGCCTGATCCAGATGCTCTTCGTTGGGGTCTCCTCGATCTCCAAGTTTGCACGCTCACAAACGCTGGCTCTTGCGGCAGCGTGACGCGTTACGAGGCGGAACCTGTCGCTCAAGGCTACGTTAGAGAAGGCTACAACCAGCCTCTCACTGGTAATTATGCAGACAATGATGCGGTTATAGCTCAGTTTTACCAGGACGAGTTGTCTAGAGTTGAACGAGCTGAAGAAGAGTCTCATCTGAGGCGTAGTGATAATCCTAGTCGGATCTCTGTTGCTTCACAAGAGTGGCCTCATCACCCTCTTCAAGGGGAAGCTGTTGATATTAGTGACATGGAGGATAAGAATGTTGCAAGGACGGctcgtgatgatgatgatgatgactcggaTTGTTCTGTGGAGATAGAGGAAGAGTCTTGGTCTTTGGATTCTGAGGTTGGGAAGCGAATGAACCAAATGATACCTATTGCT CATGTGCCGAAAATCAATGGGGAGTTACCGTCAGAGGATGAGCAGGTTTCTGATCATGAACGGCTTTTTCAGAG attaCAGCTTTATGGCTTAGTGGAGAACAAGATAGAAGGAGATGGGAACTGCCAG TTTCGATCACTGTCAGATCAGCTATACCGCTCTTCAGAGCATCATAATTTTGTCAGGGAACAAGTTGTCAATCAG CTTGCGTATAACAGAGAGATGTATGAAGGTTATGTTCCAATGGCTTACACCGACTATCTTAAAACAATGAAACGGTTTGAAACtctcgtcttttttttttttatatcatcttTTTCCACTGATGTGTATTGTGTTAGCTTATTTATTACCATTAATTATTGGCAACATAGGAATGGAGAATGGGGTGATCACGTTACGCTTCAGGCTGCTGCGGATTGG TATGGTGTTAGGATGTTTGTGATAACTTCATTCAAGGATACATGTTACATTGAGATCTTGCCTCATTTGCAGAAGTCTAATCGCC TTATATGTCTAAGCTTCTGGGCTGAGGTTCATTACAATTCAATCTATCCTGAAGGAG AGCTGCCGGTACCAGagggaaagaagaagaagaaatattgGGTTTTCTGA